The following nucleotide sequence is from Aspergillus luchuensis IFO 4308 DNA, chromosome 1, nearly complete sequence.
GAGTATAGCTGAACATGGCGTGAGGATCAGGATGGGAAAGTGCCTCGAACTTGGCCTCGGATCTACATAGGTCCGCTTGCAGCACACCTGAGAAGCCTTTGGCACGTCCTTCGGCCTCCCTCTCGGCTGGAGTCTGGAATCGACGGATTAAGCGATCATACAGCAACGGGTCTGCAGGGCTGGCATATTAGCTTGGCTTAAACATCCCCTGTCATAGACAGAGCGACTGAATGTGACACCAATCAGTCTAAAGGAGACAGAGCGAGCGGACCGGCTAGCTCGAGATCAGCAGAGAAATACTCCGGGTGCATGTCCAGATAGCGCTTGCGCCGGTTTTTGATTTTCGTCGCCGCAGATGGTGACTGGGTTCTTTTCAAGAAGTCTGACTCCATCTGGGAAGAGTCTGCCTCAGGAGCGACGCCCGTACCCATGGGAAAAAGAGGCATAATGGGCGTAGT
It contains:
- a CDS encoding uncharacterized protein (COG:S;~EggNog:ENOG410PPE7;~InterPro:IPR018613,IPR040233) gives rise to the protein MPLFPMGTGVAPEADSSQMESDFLKRTQSPSAATKIKNRRKRYLDMHPEYFSADLELADPLLYDRLIRRFQTPAEREAEGRAKGFSGVLQADLCRSEAKFEALSHPDPHAMFSYTRGPNGEILAEDRDEIPPNKEEGEKAWRWEMTLRFLRGEDGDFDYTSVDNNDEYDDWNVEQEKYFDDEEPEWLVEGVDDGEVKSHLQGETGIQDF